CCGCGTGCGTCGCCGGGCGGCTGGCAGCTGATCGGTACGACGGACGCGGTCCTGTGGGACCACACGCGCGTGCCGGCCGCACTGCTGTCGCCGGGCACCCGGGTCCGTTTCGTCCCGGTGGACCGCCGATGACGGATCGTGCGCTCTTCGTCGTACGGGCCGGGGCGCTGACCACCGTGCAGGACCTCGGGCGTCCCGGTCACGCCCATCTCGGGGTGCCCCGCTCCGGGGCCCTGGACGCGCCCACGGCCGCGCTCGTCAACCGGCTGGTCGGCAACCCGTCCAAGGCGGCCGTCCTGGAGACCACCCTCAACGGCTGCACCCTGCGCCCCCGTTGCCCGGTCACCGTCGCGGTCGGCGGCGCCCCCTGCCCGGTCACGGTCAACGGCCGCCCGGCCGCCTGGGGCGCTCCGGTGCGGGTGCCCGCCGGCGCGCTGCTGGACATCGGGACGGCCCTGTCCGGCGTACGGGCCTACGTGGCCGTCTCCGGCGGAGTCGCCGTCGAGCGGGTGCTCGGCAGCCGCTCCACCGACCTGTTGTCCGGGCTGGGTCCGCCGCCGCTGACGGACGGCGCGGTGCTGCCCCTGGGGCCTGCGATCGGCGGGCACGCGCGCGTGGACGTCGTTCCGCAGCCCGCACCCCCGGCCGAACTCGTGTTCAGGGTGACCGTCGGGCCACGCGACGACTGGTTCACGCCAACCGCACTACGGGCCTTCACCACGTCCACGTACCGGGTGTCCTCCGCGAGCAACCGCATCGGGCTGCGCACGGAAGGGCCCGCCCTGGAGCGGGCCGTCTCCGGCGAACTCCCCAGTGAGGGCATGGTCCTGGGCGCGGTCCAGGTGCCCCCGGACGGCAGGCCGGTGGTGTTTCTCGCCGACCATCCGACCACCGGCGGCTATCCGGTGATCGCCGTCGTACGCACCGCCGACCTGCCCGCAGCCGCCCAGGCGGCGCCGGGTACCCAGGTGAGGTTCGTGCCCGTACGCCGACGCTGAGCCGCCCCTACGCCGCCTCCGGTTCGGGCCCGGTGCTCCGCCACCGACAAGGCCCCCAGGGCCGCCGCCACGGCGTGGGAGGCCCCCAGGTCGAGGCGGGCGCTGGTACCCCGCGCACGGTGGCGGACCTCCTGGGCGGCGAGCCGGAGGAGTTGCGGCAGCAGGTCGGTGCACCGCCGCGCCACCCAGCCCGTCCCCGCGGTGCCCAGCCGGCGCAGGTTGGCCGACCGGGTTGGCGCGGGTTGTTCCGGCGCGGCCGACGGACCCGCACCGCCCGTGACGCCCGCCTCCGTGAGCAGCGCGTGGAAGCGGACCGCGAGCTGCCGGTGCCCCTGCTCGCCGGGGTGCAGCCGGTCCGAGCTCCACATCTCACGCCCGCCGAGCCACTCACCCTCGGCGGCGTGCACATACCCCGCCCCGTAGCGCTCGGAAAGCGCGTGAATGTCGGCGCAGGGTGTCGTTCACCCTCGGTCAGCGAGTCGCCGAGCGCCACCAACCGCAGCGGTCTCATCCGACACCCTCCGGTACGACGGGCCGCACGGGCGCGTCGTGCGCCGCGAGGAACGCCTCGACCGCTGTCGACCAGCCGAAACACTCCGCCCGCGCGCGTGCGGTCTCCCGGCGCTCGCGCTCGGGCCGCCCCAGCAGCAGCCGTATCGCGTCCGCGAAGGCCTCTCCGTCGTCTGCCGCGACGGCCCCGGCGGACCCGATCACCTCGGGCAGCGCGGAGGAGGCGCTGACGACCACGGGAGTACCGCAGGCCATCGCCTCCAGCGCGGCGAGTCCGAACGTCTCGGCGGGCCCGGGTGCCAGGCACACGTCGGCGGACGCCTGGAGTGCGCCCAGCAGTGCCCGGTCGGCGACGTGCCCGAGGAAAGTGACCGGCAGTCCGCGGTCCCGCGCCCGCTGCTCCAGACGGGCCCGCAGGGGCCCGTCCCCGGCGACCACCAGCCTCGCCCGCCGCCCGCGCCGCAGCAGCGCCCGCAGCGCGTCCAGGGCCGTGCCGGGCCGTTTCTCGACGGACAGCCGGGAGCACATCACCAGGAGCAGTTCGTCCTCGCGCGCGTGCGTGGCCCGCACCGCCGGGTCACGCAGTGACGGATGCCGTCGCACCAGGTCGACGCCCAGGGGAGCCCGTACGACGTTGCGCGCCCCGATCCGTACGAACTCCCGCTCGGCGAACTCCGTGGTGCACACCACGCGCGCGTAGGTGTGCGCGGTACGGGCGTTGAGGGTGTCGGCGGTGCGCCGGGAGAGGTTCTCCGGCAGGCCCCAGGTGCGCAGGACGCCGTCGGCGGTCTCGTGGGAGACCATCACCGCGGGGACGCGGGCCCGGCGCGCCCACTTGCCGGTCCATCTGAGGGTCGTGCGGTCGGACACCTCCAGGCGGTCCGGCGCGAGTTCCTCCAGGAGGGCGGCGACGCGCCGCCTGTCGGTGAGGACGCGGTAGCCACCGGTGCCGGGCAGCAGCGGGCCGGGCAGGGTGATCACGCGCCCCTGTTCGGTGTCGCTGTCGGTCGCCCGCTCACCGGGCACGATCAGGACGGGTTCGTGGCCTGCGGCCCGGTATCCGGCGCCCAGTTCGCGCAGCGCGGTGCGCAGCCCGCCCGAGGACGGGGCGACGAAGTTCGCCAGCCGGACGATACGCAGCGGTCCGCTCGCCCCGCGCGGTGTCTCGCCGTTCACGCGGCCACCGCCGTCCGCGCGCTGAGGATGTCGGCGTAGTGCCCGACGAGTTGGTCGCCGACAGCCGCCCAGGTACGGCCCTCGACCGTCGCCCTCGCGACGGCGCCGTAGGCGGCCCGCAGGTCCGGGTCACGGGCCAGGGACCACACCGCGTCCCGGACGGCGGCCGCGTCGCGCGGCGGGACCAGCAGACCGGTGCGCCCATGGGCGACCAGGTCCAGCGGTCCGCCCGCGGCGGGCGCGACGACGGGCACACCGCTCGCCATGGCCTCCTGCACCGTCTGGCAGAAGGTCTCGAACGGGCCGGTGTGCGCGAACACGTCCAGCGAGGCGAAGATCCGGGCGAGTTCGTCGCCGGTCCGGCGTCCCAGGAAGACCGCGCCGGGCAGTTGCTCGCGCAGGGCCGGCTCGCTGGGTCCGTCGCCCACGACGACGACCCGCACGCCGTCCAGCCCGCAGACCCCGGCGAGGAGTTCGACCTGCTTCTCGGGGGCGAGCCGGCCGACGTAGCCGACGATCAGCTCACCATTGGGGGCGAGTTCACGGCGGATGGCCTCGTCCCGGAGTTCGGGGCGGAAGCGCACGGTGTCCACCCCGCGCTGCCACAGCTTCACCCGGGGCACGCCGT
This genomic interval from Streptomyces sp. B21-083 contains the following:
- a CDS encoding glycosyltransferase family 4 protein, encoding MRVVIVTESFPPDVNGVAHCALQTARHLVDSGHVPLVVAPATAAGAGSDASAPCPVVRVPSLPLPGYPQVRVALPSRRVAAAITEHRADIVHLASPFVLGVRGMAAAARLGIPAVAVYQTDLAGYARTYVHAGEAAAWRRIRSVHASADLTLAPSSAALHDLESHGVPRVKLWQRGVDTVRFRPELRDEAIRRELAPNGELIVGYVGRLAPEKQVELLAGVCGLDGVRVVVVGDGPSEPALREQLPGAVFLGRRTGDELARIFASLDVFAHTGPFETFCQTVQEAMASGVPVVAPAAGGPLDLVAHGRTGLLVPPRDAAAVRDAVWSLARDPDLRAAYGAVARATVEGRTWAAVGDQLVGHYADILSARTAVAA
- a CDS encoding biotin-dependent carboxyltransferase family protein; this translates as MTDRALFVVRAGALTTVQDLGRPGHAHLGVPRSGALDAPTAALVNRLVGNPSKAAVLETTLNGCTLRPRCPVTVAVGGAPCPVTVNGRPAAWGAPVRVPAGALLDIGTALSGVRAYVAVSGGVAVERVLGSRSTDLLSGLGPPPLTDGAVLPLGPAIGGHARVDVVPQPAPPAELVFRVTVGPRDDWFTPTALRAFTTSTYRVSSASNRIGLRTEGPALERAVSGELPSEGMVLGAVQVPPDGRPVVFLADHPTTGGYPVIAVVRTADLPAAAQAAPGTQVRFVPVRRR
- a CDS encoding glycosyltransferase, whose amino-acid sequence is MNGETPRGASGPLRIVRLANFVAPSSGGLRTALRELGAGYRAAGHEPVLIVPGERATDSDTEQGRVITLPGPLLPGTGGYRVLTDRRRVAALLEELAPDRLEVSDRTTLRWTGKWARRARVPAVMVSHETADGVLRTWGLPENLSRRTADTLNARTAHTYARVVCTTEFAEREFVRIGARNVVRAPLGVDLVRRHPSLRDPAVRATHAREDELLLVMCSRLSVEKRPGTALDALRALLRRGRRARLVVAGDGPLRARLEQRARDRGLPVTFLGHVADRALLGALQASADVCLAPGPAETFGLAALEAMACGTPVVVSASSALPEVIGSAGAVAADDGEAFADAIRLLLGRPERERRETARARAECFGWSTAVEAFLAAHDAPVRPVVPEGVG